In the genome of Pseudomonas sp. HS6, one region contains:
- a CDS encoding hybrid non-ribosomal peptide synthetase/type I polyketide synthase — protein sequence MMSASKDMTLLARFAEQVKRNPQAPAVIDGAVTLTYAELASASERIARGLLARGVEPGQSLALCMPRCWQWLAAILGALKVGAVVVPLDRASPLKRRELMLADAACVGLITQDEESLWSPSLWQTSVEALLDQPDVPPQALAEDFAEVMFLFYTSGTTGTPKAVEVGERGLLRLVHTDGYIEIRPTDRFACLSNPAFDACSFELWAPLLNGGCCVMIADEDVLDARRLAELLERTQVDNLFMTVSLFNTLIAEWPSCFSSVRQVLIGGEQISAAAVRAWYRANPESQCRIHNVYGPTECTTFALCWPISRDFTGDSVPIGRPLPDTRVHVLDEQQRPVRAGEVGELYLSGSGVARGYRNRSEETARQFVRLPDLDGGAYVHYRTGDLVRRNAEGLMECLGRVDRQVKIRGFRIEPGEVEQRMLEHPGVAQVYVCTRRQAAEDHQMLAFIVPRGDLDYHAFETHLRAQLAPYMRPHQLFLLERLPLTANGKIDREGLLAQGLSPWHPVLAAMEDDNASPELDWLLSQVRSLLGQRSLSAQDDWLGSGGDSLKAMRLRSAIRNRWQREIPLDTLLNQSFSSLAGQLMSERGDSIYPPAPAISRAIRLPATAEQRRLWLLQQRSPTSTAYSVPLILHLAASIDVAALSEAVGRLVMRHPGLRTAFVPGADGLDQVIADQGSACRTFAVGHITEDNWQAFAELVFAAPFDLTTPNLFQAWLLPFADGSCRLLLNLHHIIVDGWSVNLLFDDLTQLYTDAVQGRESPESRANLTTLEFGQWQRQWGVDPYYRDQRRALAELHRRQEEPSPALMPMREISPDARLHREPLGAARSTALERFCTQQRLTRFEVLFSVFVWSLYALTGCERPRIASPVANRPLAEFEDSVGMFANTVLIPTASDHALTLGEQLRKQTAAVREVLALQDVALADLVEDLRLSSNTALFDFMFVLENTDYAALADSNLRATLEFNEHLQAKCPLTLLMVGSGSQLECWWEYQCSYFDAEQMHTVNALFRRGLDLLLETPATTLDSLLGPYRHGLAPASEGPKGELPFITLADWFEHQVHCTPDAVALVQGQRRLTYGELNGLADALAADLVERHPLPAGNVPLHVVLFLDASVEHIIALLTLAKLNLTAVPLDPAYPMAIQRQVMEQAQPHCVLFSDTTAAALDDLNAGRFAVHRVDLRADAGSFERPRHTGERPLYTLFTSGSTGTPKGVQVPERTLCNLLQWQRSEGQLPAKAVTLQFSMLSFDVSFQEIFSTLCGGGSYHLITPRWRQDAEALLDYMVEARIERLFLPYVALQHLAQTAVARGFYPSALREVITAGEQLLCTDALRNWFGGMPQASLFNHYGPTETHVVSALRLPAVARDWPLRAPIGHAVGNARLMLVDEHDRPVPNGCRGYLLVAGPMVERCYLADPALNAARFVELAEGRLFYRTGDLAWADAQGCLHYLGRDDQQVKLSGHRLELGQIEAALMQVPDVVNAVVAVQVDPPRLTAWLQLDGEPATSQQLDRQVAQRLPAHVRIDEYRRIDVWPRTPSGKIDRKALPALGEALERRSTPQPGVQLTALERQLSELFQAVIGRGIEPEQTFFEAGATSLGLMRLHARYAQELPHKVTMADLFEHVTVRRLAAHLSTAPVAAVERVRQADAGHQPMAIIGMSVNVAGAQNLSEFWAMVQGNELGIEHFAAEDGLIGARSQLAGMLDFDPEYFGISRQEARLMDPQQRHLLMGCVQALQHAAIVPSADGPRIGLIASCGETTYFQQMLRDTAEGDLPDGFQMALHHDKDFLATKAAFHLDLNGPALSVQAACGSSLIAVHLASSMLRQGDSDVMLAAGVLIDPTLTDGYRHRSQHIFSADGLCRPFSDDASGTIGASGYGVVVLKPLAKARADGDRIYALLEGSALNNDGRAKMSYTAPSVAGQSAVISDALSRAGLTGADIGYIEAHGTGTLLGDPIEVAALTKAFGEVPAGSCALASVKSQIGHLGAAAGVVGLIRASLAVFHGVLPPNLGFGRINPQIDLEHSPFYVPTTSRPWPEGRRRLAGVSSFGIGGTNAHVIVGAAPKVQEVVGETLPLLMISAHSRTELLRDIAAIRDYQQTFPEQHTALLRHLQSGRRQLRWRFGMVCQPGDEIPLQPTSIKEVTASGTQLIARDHSPQTVLEAWYEGANILWSQRSAPPPWDLQPSSFDLQTYRFQPAGEIVAPVSAGIERQPLAQWFHQRQWVRVQRLSVKASDAKRETLILCSHEAPSSTLLEHLRAVYRRVVQVRAGNGFKQLGADRFELDPLDIEDLSRLLTEVVEPELGELDWLHTLPLAVSGAVNEQSLDLAQWACLDTVSALMQAWGQTARTTRLRLWLMSWQACPVDGEVRRPELAALAGISEVVPQEYPVRCHWLDWPSPHLDTQAGELAALLGDPAVLPRRMAVRDGYLWQPRLIAHPLPGPTTTSSLLPEDGTFLVLGGTGGIGRTLCEHLLQAPARRVVLLSRQGRLPANLTAYASRIDCIQADIADLSRWPQVLDQLARRYGQLTGVIHAAGVGAGSLIRHRAPRQMAEAMAAKTRGMLAVEAVIEQLSPGFVLYCSSMSALFGGAGHLDYSAASGVLDGFTHYRADSTNTCLRLGINWDIWRDIGMATTSNGGDAAHLEHLTVGLSAEEGCRVFDLAMAAQLPQLLVSTTGIDTARCFYPVRHGAVGAQAEAPKGVDLSVRLRKCLCKWLGVAELEDDDSLYDLGADSLTLLDLIDELQAATGEVFQLSQFSHKVSLSEVLGLVADSTEEASADAPHNWNDAVRIDQWHAGAGREWLYLIHPVGGDVQAYRELVSALPADLGVCVISDPALRLPALPNISIVERARLYLEAIKAHIPDVCAWRLAGWSFGAWVAQALCQQAQADGFRQPLLYLIDPPAPDAGAELAGIDERTIEQVFQREFAQRWPGVEGQAMSEERKAYLQRLTVCCRNNMTSMVDFQPPALTTTPVRMFIAGHANPYGLGNNWNMEKLQRNWQALLPQLQSWQRLDTDHYGIVAGRWARMLAEVIGTDGLSI from the coding sequence ATGATGAGTGCGTCCAAAGACATGACGTTGCTTGCGCGTTTCGCCGAGCAAGTGAAGCGTAATCCGCAAGCTCCGGCCGTCATCGACGGAGCGGTAACCCTGACTTACGCGGAACTGGCCAGCGCCAGCGAGCGCATCGCCCGAGGGTTGCTGGCGCGTGGCGTCGAGCCCGGGCAATCGCTGGCGTTGTGCATGCCGCGTTGCTGGCAGTGGCTGGCGGCTATTCTTGGCGCGCTGAAAGTTGGCGCGGTGGTGGTGCCGCTGGACCGTGCCAGTCCGCTCAAACGCCGTGAGTTGATGCTGGCGGATGCGGCGTGTGTCGGCCTGATTACCCAGGATGAGGAATCGCTGTGGTCGCCTTCACTGTGGCAAACCAGCGTCGAGGCCTTGCTCGATCAACCGGACGTCCCACCGCAAGCGCTGGCTGAAGACTTTGCCGAGGTGATGTTCCTGTTCTACACCTCGGGCACCACCGGCACGCCGAAAGCGGTCGAGGTCGGCGAGCGCGGCTTGCTGCGCCTGGTGCACACCGACGGCTATATCGAAATTCGTCCGACGGACCGCTTCGCCTGTCTGTCCAACCCGGCGTTCGATGCGTGCAGTTTCGAGCTGTGGGCACCGCTGCTCAACGGTGGCTGCTGCGTGATGATCGCCGACGAGGACGTGCTGGATGCGCGGCGGCTCGCCGAACTGCTGGAGCGGACGCAGGTCGACAACCTGTTCATGACGGTGTCGCTGTTCAACACCTTGATTGCCGAATGGCCGTCGTGCTTTTCCAGCGTGCGGCAGGTGCTGATTGGCGGTGAGCAGATCAGCGCTGCGGCGGTTCGTGCATGGTATCGGGCCAATCCAGAGAGCCAGTGCCGGATTCATAACGTCTATGGCCCCACCGAATGCACCACGTTTGCCCTGTGCTGGCCGATCAGCCGTGACTTTACCGGCGACTCGGTGCCCATTGGCCGCCCGTTGCCGGACACCCGCGTGCACGTGCTGGATGAGCAGCAACGACCGGTGCGGGCGGGAGAAGTGGGCGAGCTGTATTTGAGTGGCAGCGGTGTTGCCCGTGGCTATCGCAACCGGTCCGAAGAAACGGCCCGTCAGTTCGTCCGACTGCCCGACCTCGATGGTGGCGCATACGTCCATTACCGCACCGGCGATCTGGTGCGGCGCAATGCCGAAGGTTTGATGGAGTGTCTGGGACGGGTCGACCGTCAGGTGAAGATTCGCGGCTTCCGCATCGAGCCGGGGGAGGTGGAGCAACGGATGCTGGAGCACCCGGGCGTGGCGCAGGTGTATGTTTGCACCCGGCGTCAGGCGGCAGAAGATCATCAGATGCTGGCGTTTATTGTGCCGCGCGGGGATCTGGACTATCACGCCTTCGAAACCCATCTGCGGGCACAACTGGCGCCGTATATGCGACCGCATCAATTGTTTCTGCTGGAGCGCTTGCCGCTGACGGCTAATGGCAAGATTGATCGTGAGGGGTTGCTGGCGCAGGGGCTGAGTCCGTGGCATCCAGTTTTGGCGGCGATGGAAGACGACAACGCTTCACCGGAGCTGGACTGGTTGCTGAGTCAGGTCCGTTCACTGCTCGGTCAACGGAGTCTGAGTGCACAGGATGACTGGCTGGGCAGTGGCGGCGATTCGCTCAAGGCCATGCGTTTGCGTTCGGCGATTCGTAACCGTTGGCAGCGCGAGATCCCCCTCGACACTCTGCTCAACCAGTCTTTCTCATCATTGGCCGGACAACTGATGAGTGAGCGTGGCGATTCGATCTATCCACCTGCGCCTGCGATCAGTCGTGCCATACGCTTGCCGGCCACCGCTGAACAGCGCCGTTTGTGGCTGTTGCAACAACGTTCGCCGACCTCGACCGCTTACAGCGTGCCGCTGATTCTGCATCTGGCGGCGAGTATCGACGTCGCGGCTCTGTCCGAGGCCGTGGGACGTCTGGTGATGCGTCATCCCGGATTGCGCACGGCGTTCGTGCCCGGTGCCGATGGCCTCGATCAGGTGATCGCCGACCAAGGCTCGGCGTGCCGTACCTTCGCGGTCGGGCATATCACCGAGGACAATTGGCAGGCTTTCGCGGAGCTGGTCTTTGCCGCGCCGTTCGACCTGACCACGCCGAACCTGTTTCAGGCGTGGCTGTTGCCGTTCGCCGATGGTAGCTGTCGGCTGCTGCTGAATCTGCATCACATCATCGTCGATGGCTGGTCGGTGAACCTACTGTTCGACGACCTGACGCAGCTCTACACCGACGCAGTGCAAGGTCGCGAAAGCCCGGAATCGCGAGCAAATCTGACGACGCTGGAATTTGGCCAGTGGCAGCGCCAGTGGGGCGTCGATCCGTATTATCGCGACCAGCGTCGCGCCCTGGCCGAGTTGCATCGTCGGCAGGAGGAACCGTCACCTGCATTGATGCCAATGCGCGAAATCAGCCCGGACGCTCGGTTACACCGGGAACCGTTAGGCGCCGCACGCAGCACCGCCCTCGAACGCTTTTGCACGCAACAGCGACTGACCCGTTTCGAAGTGCTGTTCAGTGTTTTCGTCTGGAGCCTGTACGCGTTGACCGGGTGCGAGCGGCCCCGGATCGCCAGCCCGGTGGCCAACCGGCCGCTGGCGGAATTCGAGGACAGCGTCGGCATGTTTGCCAACACTGTGCTGATCCCCACCGCCTCTGATCACGCACTGACCCTCGGCGAGCAGTTGCGCAAGCAGACCGCCGCCGTGCGCGAGGTGCTGGCGTTGCAGGACGTGGCGCTGGCGGATCTGGTGGAAGACCTGCGGCTGTCGTCAAATACCGCGCTGTTCGATTTCATGTTCGTGCTGGAAAACACGGATTACGCGGCGCTGGCCGATTCAAATCTGCGCGCCACGCTGGAGTTCAACGAGCATCTGCAAGCGAAGTGCCCGCTGACCTTGTTGATGGTGGGTAGCGGTTCGCAGCTGGAATGCTGGTGGGAATATCAGTGCAGCTACTTCGATGCTGAACAGATGCATACGGTGAACGCGCTGTTTCGCCGTGGTCTGGACCTGTTGCTGGAAACCCCGGCGACTACACTCGACAGTCTGCTCGGTCCTTATCGACACGGTTTGGCCCCGGCCAGTGAAGGGCCGAAGGGCGAACTGCCGTTCATTACGCTCGCGGACTGGTTCGAGCATCAGGTGCATTGCACGCCGGATGCGGTTGCGCTGGTTCAAGGTCAGCGCCGCCTCACCTATGGCGAGCTGAATGGACTGGCCGACGCTCTGGCTGCTGACTTGGTCGAGCGTCATCCGTTGCCGGCCGGAAATGTTCCGCTGCATGTCGTGCTGTTTCTCGACGCGTCGGTGGAACACATCATCGCCTTGCTGACCCTGGCCAAACTCAACCTGACGGCCGTGCCGCTGGATCCCGCTTACCCGATGGCGATCCAGCGTCAGGTGATGGAGCAGGCGCAGCCGCATTGTGTGCTGTTCAGCGACACGACGGCGGCCGCGCTCGATGATCTGAATGCCGGCCGGTTCGCCGTGCATCGGGTCGATCTGCGCGCCGATGCCGGATCGTTCGAGCGTCCACGCCACACTGGTGAGCGACCGCTGTACACGCTGTTCACCTCCGGCTCGACTGGCACGCCCAAAGGTGTGCAAGTGCCGGAACGCACCCTGTGCAACCTGCTGCAATGGCAGCGCAGCGAAGGGCAGTTGCCGGCGAAAGCGGTGACCTTGCAATTCTCCATGCTGTCGTTCGATGTGTCGTTTCAGGAGATTTTCAGCACCCTGTGCGGGGGCGGCAGCTATCACCTCATTACGCCGCGCTGGCGTCAGGATGCCGAGGCGTTGCTGGATTACATGGTCGAGGCGCGGATCGAACGGTTGTTCCTGCCGTACGTGGCTTTGCAGCATCTGGCGCAAACCGCTGTAGCCCGGGGTTTTTACCCGTCGGCATTGCGCGAAGTGATCACCGCCGGGGAGCAATTGCTCTGTACCGACGCGCTGCGCAACTGGTTCGGCGGCATGCCCCAAGCTTCATTGTTCAATCACTATGGCCCGACCGAAACCCATGTGGTCAGCGCCTTGCGTTTGCCAGCCGTGGCGCGTGACTGGCCGTTGCGGGCGCCGATTGGCCATGCTGTTGGGAATGCCCGGTTGATGTTGGTCGATGAGCACGACCGCCCGGTGCCGAACGGCTGCCGTGGTTACCTGCTGGTGGCGGGGCCGATGGTTGAGCGTTGTTATCTGGCAGATCCTGCGTTGAATGCGGCGCGGTTCGTCGAGTTGGCAGAGGGCCGCTTGTTCTATCGCACCGGCGATCTGGCGTGGGCCGACGCCCAAGGCTGTCTGCATTACCTGGGACGTGATGATCAGCAGGTCAAACTCAGCGGCCATCGTCTGGAGCTGGGGCAGATCGAGGCGGCGCTGATGCAGGTGCCGGACGTGGTCAACGCGGTGGTGGCGGTTCAGGTCGATCCACCGCGACTGACCGCGTGGCTGCAACTCGATGGCGAACCTGCGACGTCGCAACAACTGGATCGGCAGGTCGCACAACGACTTCCGGCCCATGTGCGCATCGATGAGTATCGACGAATCGACGTCTGGCCACGGACTCCCAGCGGCAAGATCGACCGCAAGGCCTTGCCGGCTCTGGGCGAAGCGCTTGAGCGTCGCAGCACGCCACAACCGGGTGTTCAATTGACCGCACTGGAACGGCAGCTGAGCGAGCTGTTCCAGGCAGTGATCGGGCGGGGCATCGAACCGGAGCAAACCTTCTTCGAGGCCGGCGCCACGAGCCTCGGCCTGATGCGCCTGCACGCGCGCTACGCCCAGGAACTGCCGCACAAGGTGACGATGGCCGACCTCTTCGAGCACGTCACAGTACGGCGTCTGGCGGCGCATCTGTCGACCGCCCCGGTGGCAGCCGTGGAGCGCGTACGGCAAGCCGATGCAGGCCATCAACCGATGGCGATCATCGGTATGTCGGTCAATGTGGCCGGGGCGCAGAACCTGTCCGAGTTCTGGGCGATGGTGCAAGGCAACGAGTTGGGCATCGAGCACTTTGCCGCCGAAGACGGCCTGATCGGCGCCCGCAGCCAACTGGCCGGCATGCTCGATTTCGATCCCGAGTACTTCGGCATCAGCCGTCAGGAAGCGCGGCTGATGGACCCGCAACAGCGGCATCTGCTGATGGGCTGTGTGCAGGCATTGCAACATGCGGCCATTGTCCCGTCGGCGGACGGACCGCGCATCGGCCTGATCGCCAGTTGCGGCGAAACCACGTATTTCCAGCAGATGTTGCGTGACACGGCCGAAGGCGATCTGCCGGACGGCTTCCAGATGGCGCTGCATCACGACAAGGACTTTCTGGCGACCAAAGCCGCGTTTCACCTGGACCTCAACGGCCCGGCGCTGAGCGTGCAGGCGGCGTGCGGCAGCTCGCTGATCGCCGTGCACCTGGCCAGTTCGATGCTGCGCCAGGGTGACAGTGACGTGATGCTCGCGGCCGGTGTGCTGATCGATCCGACCCTGACAGATGGCTATCGCCACCGTTCGCAGCACATCTTTTCCGCCGACGGTCTATGCCGCCCGTTCAGCGACGACGCCAGCGGGACCATCGGCGCCAGTGGTTATGGCGTGGTGGTGCTCAAGCCATTGGCCAAGGCGCGTGCGGATGGCGACCGGATCTACGCGTTGCTCGAAGGTTCGGCGCTGAACAACGATGGCCGGGCCAAGATGAGTTACACCGCGCCGTCGGTGGCCGGGCAGAGCGCGGTCATCAGTGACGCCTTGAGTCGCGCCGGGTTGACCGGCGCGGACATCGGCTACATCGAGGCCCACGGCACCGGCACCTTGCTGGGGGACCCGATCGAGGTCGCGGCGTTGACCAAGGCGTTCGGCGAGGTGCCGGCCGGCAGTTGCGCGCTGGCCTCGGTGAAGAGCCAGATCGGACATCTGGGCGCGGCGGCGGGGGTGGTCGGGCTGATTCGCGCGAGCCTGGCGGTGTTCCATGGCGTGCTGCCACCGAACCTCGGGTTTGGCCGGATCAATCCGCAGATCGATCTGGAGCATTCGCCGTTCTACGTGCCCACCACATCGCGGCCATGGCCGGAGGGGCGGCGGCGTCTGGCCGGTGTCAGCAGTTTCGGGATTGGCGGTACCAACGCTCATGTGATTGTCGGCGCTGCACCCAAGGTGCAGGAGGTGGTCGGGGAAACGCTGCCACTGTTGATGATCTCGGCTCACAGTCGAACGGAATTGCTGCGCGATATCGCGGCGATCCGCGACTATCAGCAAACGTTCCCGGAGCAGCACACCGCGTTGCTGCGGCACTTGCAGTCAGGTCGCAGGCAACTGCGCTGGCGCTTCGGGATGGTCTGCCAGCCGGGTGATGAAATTCCTTTGCAGCCGACATCGATCAAGGAAGTCACTGCCTCGGGGACACAGCTGATAGCCCGGGACCATTCACCACAAACGGTGCTGGAGGCGTGGTACGAAGGCGCAAATATCCTGTGGTCGCAGCGCTCGGCACCGCCGCCGTGGGATTTGCAGCCATCGTCGTTCGATCTTCAGACTTATCGGTTTCAACCCGCTGGCGAAATCGTTGCCCCCGTTTCGGCAGGCATTGAGCGGCAACCGCTGGCGCAGTGGTTCCATCAGCGGCAGTGGGTGCGTGTCCAACGCCTGAGCGTGAAGGCATCGGATGCCAAACGAGAAACGCTGATCCTTTGCAGTCATGAAGCGCCCAGCTCGACGTTGCTGGAGCACCTGCGAGCGGTATATCGACGCGTAGTCCAAGTGCGCGCCGGCAATGGCTTCAAGCAACTCGGTGCGGATCGTTTCGAGCTGGATCCGCTGGACATCGAAGACTTGAGCCGGTTGCTCACCGAGGTCGTAGAACCTGAACTCGGCGAACTCGACTGGTTGCACACCTTGCCACTGGCGGTGTCAGGCGCAGTCAACGAGCAATCTCTGGATCTGGCGCAATGGGCCTGTCTGGACACGGTCAGCGCGCTGATGCAGGCCTGGGGGCAAACCGCGCGCACGACGCGACTGCGGCTGTGGTTGATGTCGTGGCAGGCGTGTCCGGTGGATGGTGAGGTTCGGCGTCCCGAACTGGCGGCACTGGCCGGGATCAGCGAAGTGGTGCCGCAGGAATACCCGGTGCGTTGCCACTGGCTGGACTGGCCGTCGCCGCACCTTGATACACAGGCCGGGGAGCTGGCGGCGTTGCTCGGAGACCCGGCGGTGTTGCCTCGGCGGATGGCGGTGCGTGACGGTTACCTGTGGCAGCCACGGTTGATCGCTCACCCATTGCCGGGGCCGACCACGACTTCCAGCCTGCTGCCGGAAGACGGCACGTTTCTGGTCCTGGGTGGAACCGGTGGGATCGGTCGGACCCTGTGTGAACACCTGCTGCAAGCGCCCGCGCGGCGTGTGGTGTTGCTCTCGCGTCAGGGGCGATTGCCTGCAAATCTGACGGCTTATGCGTCGCGGATCGATTGCATTCAGGCGGACATCGCTGACCTGTCGCGTTGGCCGCAAGTACTCGATCAACTGGCCCGACGCTACGGTCAACTGACCGGGGTCATTCATGCGGCAGGTGTCGGCGCGGGCAGTCTGATTCGTCACCGCGCCCCCCGGCAGATGGCCGAGGCGATGGCCGCCAAGACCCGCGGCATGCTGGCGGTCGAAGCCGTGATCGAACAGCTTTCGCCGGGTTTTGTCCTGTACTGCTCGTCGATGTCGGCGCTGTTCGGCGGCGCGGGGCATCTGGATTATTCAGCTGCCAGCGGTGTGCTCGACGGCTTCACTCATTACCGTGCGGATTCGACCAATACTTGCCTGCGTCTGGGGATCAACTGGGATATCTGGCGCGACATCGGCATGGCCACGACCAGCAATGGCGGGGACGCTGCGCACCTGGAGCATCTGACGGTCGGCTTGTCGGCGGAAGAGGGTTGTCGGGTATTCGATCTGGCGATGGCAGCGCAGTTGCCGCAGCTGTTGGTTTCCACCACCGGCATCGACACGGCGCGGTGCTTCTATCCGGTTCGCCATGGCGCTGTGGGTGCGCAGGCCGAGGCGCCGAAGGGCGTGGATCTTTCCGTGCGCCTGCGTAAATGCCTGTGCAAATGGCTCGGCGTCGCTGAGCTTGAGGACGACGATTCGCTGTACGACCTGGGCGCGGATTCGCTGACGTTGCTCGATCTTATCGACGAACTGCAAGCGGCTACCGGCGAGGTGTTCCAGTTATCGCAGTTCAGCCACAAGGTTAGCCTGAGCGAAGTGTTGGGGCTGGTGGCAGATTCCACGGAAGAGGCTTCAGCGGACGCGCCGCACAACTGGAACGACGCGGTGCGGATCGATCAGTGGCATGCCGGCGCCGGTCGCGAGTGGCTGTACCTGATCCATCCGGTGGGCGGCGATGTTCAGGCCTACCGGGAACTGGTTTCGGCGTTGCCGGCGGATCTGGGGGTGTGCGTGATTTCGGACCCCGCGTTGCGTCTGCCGGCGCTACCGAACATCAGCATTGTCGAGCGCGCCCGGTTGTATCTGGAGGCAATCAAGGCTCACATTCCGGACGTTTGCGCCTGGCGTCTGGCGGGTTGGTCGTTCGGTGCCTGGGTGGCGCAGGCGCTGTGTCAGCAAGCCCAGGCGGACGGTTTCAGGCAACCGCTGCTGTACCTGATCGATCCACCCGCGCCGGATGCCGGTGCGGAACTGGCCGGCATCGACGAGCGGACCATCGAGCAGGTGTTCCAGCGTGAGTTCGCCCAGCGCTGGCCCGGCGTCGAAGGGCAGGCGATGTCCGAGGAACGTAAGGCTTATCTGCAACGGCTGACGGTGTGCTGTCGCAACAACATGACCAGCATGGTCGATTTTCAGCCGCCCGCGCTGACCACCACCCCGGTGCGGATGTTCATCGCCGGACACGCCAATCCTTATGGGCTGGGTAACAACTGGAACATGGAAAAGCTGCAACGCAACTGGCAAGCCTTGCTGCCGCAGTTGCAGAGCTGGCAGCGACTGGACACCGATCACTACGGCATCGTGGCGGGTCGCTGGGCGCGCATGCTGGCCGAGGTCATTGGCACGGATGGGCTGTCGATATGA
- a CDS encoding MbtH family NRPS accessory protein, producing MNDAQLQFVVVINAQGQYSLWPAGKPMASGWSAAGMRGERQVCLDYINQHWVDMRPRSLRENLSPSSASFQ from the coding sequence ATGAATGACGCACAGCTGCAATTCGTTGTGGTGATCAACGCCCAAGGTCAGTATTCCCTGTGGCCGGCGGGCAAGCCGATGGCTAGCGGCTGGAGCGCGGCCGGGATGCGTGGCGAACGTCAGGTCTGTTTGGACTACATCAACCAACACTGGGTCGACATGCGCCCACGTTCGCTGCGCGAAAACCTGTCGCCGTCGTCGGCGTCGTTCCAATAA
- a CDS encoding TauD/TfdA family dioxygenase: MDQLALKAIERIAAEKRAPYQRITVDRITPIIGAEIGGVDLSQPLNDDQLAEIRRAFLENHVLVFRDQHLTVEEHKAFGRLFGELRALPVEDIDGDDPELVVIRANAQSRYVAGETWHTDGTADLAPSMGSMLYVKETPAIGTGGDTLFANMHLAIEMLSPTMQQFLGELTAIHDGAIPWKGYEAPANLPKTEHPVVVRHPETGRKSLFVNSGFTSHIVQLSGGESQVLLNMLFDLVAREPSLSCRVRWAPNTLVFWDNRCTQHHAIWDYFPHSRYGERVTILGTQPKA; encoded by the coding sequence ATGGATCAGTTGGCACTCAAGGCAATCGAGCGCATCGCCGCAGAAAAGCGTGCGCCCTATCAGCGCATCACGGTCGACCGGATCACACCGATCATCGGCGCCGAAATCGGCGGCGTCGATCTTTCACAACCGCTGAATGACGATCAGCTCGCGGAAATCCGCCGGGCCTTTCTGGAGAACCACGTGCTGGTGTTTCGCGATCAGCATCTGACGGTAGAGGAACACAAGGCGTTTGGCCGGCTGTTCGGTGAACTGCGGGCGTTGCCGGTGGAAGACATCGACGGCGATGACCCGGAACTGGTGGTGATCCGCGCCAATGCGCAATCGCGCTACGTGGCCGGCGAAACCTGGCACACCGACGGCACGGCTGACCTGGCGCCGTCCATGGGGTCGATGCTGTACGTCAAGGAAACCCCGGCCATTGGCACCGGTGGCGATACGTTGTTCGCCAACATGCACCTGGCGATCGAAATGCTCTCGCCGACGATGCAGCAGTTTCTCGGCGAATTGACCGCGATTCACGACGGCGCAATTCCGTGGAAGGGCTATGAAGCGCCGGCCAACCTGCCCAAGACCGAACACCCGGTGGTGGTTCGTCACCCGGAAACCGGGCGCAAGTCACTGTTCGTCAATTCCGGGTTTACGTCGCACATCGTGCAATTGTCCGGTGGCGAAAGTCAGGTGCTGTTGAACATGCTGTTCGACCTGGTCGCCCGGGAGCCGTCCCTCAGTTGCCGCGTTCGCTGGGCGCCGAACACGTTGGTGTTCTGGGACAACCGCTGCACCCAGCACCACGCGATTTGGGATTACTTCCCGCATTCACGTTATGGCGAGCGGGTGACGATCCTCGGGACGCAGCCCAAGGCTTGA
- a CDS encoding GSCFA domain-containing protein: MNPYQCLPPRSFWRTAVADQPALDIGELWTPQFEIDNKDAIVTAGSCFAQHIGRALVARGMNWLDAEPAPDALPEADWKAHNYGVFSFRTGNLYTPAMLCQWLEWALGVSAPPDETWVHDGRFFDPYRPAVEPDGFASEQALWESREATLDAIREALRRAKVFVFTLGLTEAWQHRQTGLVYPVCPGTVRGTFDPQLHRFCNFGFMDTYGDMVRALELMRSINPQLRLLLTVSPVPLTATATGQHVLSSTTYSKSVLRAVAGQLCEDLPDVDYFPSYEIITGTPFKGAFYQPNQREVTPEGVAFVMQQFFAGLEAVQSVQAPSTSTRVSSEDLVCEDAVLDYYA, encoded by the coding sequence GTGAATCCCTATCAATGCCTGCCACCCCGTTCCTTCTGGCGTACAGCCGTGGCTGACCAGCCCGCGCTGGACATCGGTGAGCTGTGGACACCGCAGTTCGAGATCGACAACAAGGACGCCATCGTCACCGCCGGCTCCTGTTTCGCCCAGCACATCGGCCGGGCGCTGGTTGCGCGCGGCATGAACTGGCTGGATGCGGAGCCCGCCCCGGATGCGTTGCCCGAGGCCGACTGGAAGGCCCACAACTACGGAGTGTTTTCGTTCCGCACCGGCAATCTTTATACCCCGGCGATGTTGTGCCAATGGCTCGAATGGGCGCTGGGCGTGAGCGCTCCGCCGGATGAGACCTGGGTTCATGACGGGCGTTTCTTCGATCCGTACCGCCCCGCCGTGGAACCGGACGGATTTGCCAGCGAGCAGGCGCTGTGGGAGTCGCGCGAAGCTACCCTGGACGCCATCCGCGAAGCGCTGCGCCGGGCCAAGGTGTTTGTGTTCACCCTCGGTCTGACCGAAGCCTGGCAACATCGACAAACCGGTCTGGTGTATCCCGTGTGCCCCGGCACCGTGCGCGGCACCTTCGATCCACAGCTCCACCGGTTCTGCAATTTCGGCTTCATGGACACTTATGGCGACATGGTCAGGGCGCTGGAGTTGATGCGTTCGATCAACCCGCAACTGCGCCTGCTGCTCACCGTTTCACCGGTGCCTTTGACCGCAACCGCCACGGGCCAGCATGTGCTGAGCTCGACGACCTATTCCAAATCGGTCCTGCGCGCCGTGGCCGGGCAGTTGTGCGAAGACCTGCCCGACGTCGACTATTTCCCGTCCTACGAAATCATCACCGGTACGCCGTTCAAGGGCGCGTTCTATCAGCCCAACCAGCGGGAAGTCACACCAGAAGGCGTGGCGTTCGTGATGCAGCAATTCTTTGCCGGACTTGAAGCCGTCCAGTCGGTGCAGGCGCCGAGCACCTCCACCCGTGTGTCCAGCGAGGATCTTGTCTGTGAAGACGCCGTACTCGATTACTACGCCTAG